In Henningerozyma blattae CBS 6284 chromosome 7, complete genome, a single genomic region encodes these proteins:
- the SUB1 gene encoding chromatin-binding transcription coactivator SUB1 (similar to Saccharomyces cerevisiae SUB1 (YMR039C); ancestral locus Anc_2.602) → MSYYNRYRNKKRGGDSNNSSASRNAGASHTSNQSNMSQLSQGGLGAPDAIFDLGKNKRVTVRQFRNMNLIDIREYYMDSSTGEMRPGKKGISLTEDLYDELLKHRLNIDEALRRLGSKRPRTRTIVLNHDDDDDDHTATFNNEKENKEPKDGSKRIRDSDDKDDVEINKKSKRESSNKKQVAPPTLTNSEEKKQNLEREANATLFLPVLSKPSSSTPTPPASVLNPVPPPVTATNAIGSADSTSIKTEMTPEVGLSNTNYNPITNTVTTSQPASSTAANNTNAHDDNSSDEEFAKHLEAEMNRADDDISEEE, encoded by the coding sequence ATGTCATATTACAATAGATATAGAAATAAGAAAAGAGGTGGTGATTCCAACAATTCCTCTGCCTCTCGTAATGCTGGTGCCTCTCATACATCCAATCAATCTAATATGAGCCAGTTGTCTCAAGGTGGGTTAGGTGCACCAGATGCCATTTTTGATTTAGGTAAGAACAAAAGAGTCACTGTTAGACAATTCCGTAATATGAATTTGATTGATATTAGAGAATATTATATGGATTCTTCCACTGGTGAAATGAGACCTGGGAAGAAGGGGATTTCATTGACTGAAGATTTATACGATGAATTGTTGAAACATAGATTGAATATTGATGAAGCATTGAGAAGATTGGGGTCCAAAAGACCAAGAACAAGAACCATAGTGTTGAACcatgatgatgacgatgacGACCATACCGctacttttaataatgagaAGGAGAATAAAGAACCCAAGGATGGTTCCAAGAGAATAAGAGACTCAGATGACAAAGACGACGTGGAgatcaataaaaaatcaaaaagaGAATCATCAAACAAGAAGCAAGTGGCTCCACCGACTTTGACAAACTCAGAAgagaaaaaacaaaatctGGAACGTGAAGCTAATGCAACGTTATTCTTACCTGTTTTATCCAAACCTTCAAGCTCCACACCAACTCCTCCAGCTTCTGTTTTAAACCCAGTACCACCACCAGTGACCGCTACAAACGCCATAGGATCTGCTGATAGCACCAGTATCAAGACTGAAATGACTCCAGAAGTAGGTTTATCCAATACAAACTATAATCCTATAACTAATACAGTTACGACTTCTCAGCCAGCGTCTTCAACAGCtgctaataatactaatgcacatgatgataattcaaGTGACGAAGAATTTGCAAAGCATTTAGAAGCAGAAATGAATAGAGCAGATGATGATATCAGCGAAGAGGAATAG
- the TBLA0G01950 gene encoding uncharacterized protein (similar to Saccharomyces cerevisiae YET1 (YKL065C) and YET2 (YMR040W); ancestral locus Anc_2.603), translated as MGILFFLVLPLPFRIRQKICNVYYKIFANSTVKTVVAMSSAIIGMLFVDSFRRSQYTVVLHHHQKRHTGGDLYEEYENENFAHAPPEITPIEVLASRAYHQRNTYISGFILFFGVCIATIMTINKKLVKYQSLINENKKPGKTDPKGEKDSQEILDLKEQLRLKEITLQGLKKQVGNVESHYDNEINKPSATSPSQKKNE; from the coding sequence ATGGGGATACTCTTTTTCCTTGTATTACCCTTACCTTTCAGAATCCGTCAAAAGATTTGTAATGTCTATTACAAGATATTTGCCAATTCTACTGTCAAGACAGTTGTGGCCATGTCTAGTGCTATCATCGGGATGTTATTTGTAGACTCTTTCAGAAGATCTCAATACACTGTCGTTTtacatcatcatcaaaagAGACACACTGGTGGTGATTTATATGAAGAATATGagaatgaaaattttgCTCATGCCCCACCTGAAATCACACCAATTGAAGTCTTAGCTTCAAGAGCTTATCATCAAAGAAACACTTATATTTCAGGGTTCATCTTATTCTTTGGTGTTTGTATTGCTACCATTATgacaattaataaaaaattagttaaatatcaatctttaattaatgaaaataaaaaaccaGGCAAGACAGATCCCAAAGGTGAAAAGGATTCCCAAGAAATCTTGGATTTGAAAGAACAATTGAGATTAAAGGAAATCACATTACAAGGGTTGAAAAAACAAGTGGGGAATGTAGAATCTCattatgataatgaaattaataaaccTTCTGCTACTTCTCCTTCACAAAAGAAGAATGAATAG
- the TBLA0G01960 gene encoding MADS-box domain-containing protein (similar to Saccharomyces cerevisiae MCM1 (YMR043W); ancestral locus Anc_2.608), which yields MSDIDDTTDANQQLSATSPHNANSVTTDSTDNQVSSTITNSNSAVTDPTSDSVNTPGNQDVVATAGNSTAGNSVDTPGSGSATDGPKERRKIEIKFIENKTRRHVTFSKRKHGIMKKAFELSVLTGTQVLLLVVSETGLVYTFSTPKFEPIVTQQEGRNLIQACLNAPDDDDDDDGNNNNDGEQQNVIQANEQAQMGQITNGMTQQQQLATLQQQQQQQQQPQQQQMQHPAMGMNPQQGQQGQQGQIPTSVGEHLQNQLQKTADNGIKQELQKPMDQNQMVGIIPNHNQNVQVQNAQGNPHLIPLQNGAAMQQHMAQQQGNPMQQQPQQQQQPQQPIGGMMTNEQLHAQQQAQAQHAQAQQAQAQQQSHQQMMQGHPEMQGNPNQQQNFQNLANQYLSSDQNAVYQQYFQESQQGQY from the coding sequence ATGTCTGATATTGATGATACTACAGATGCTAACCAGCAACTCTCTGCTACTTCTCCGCACAACGCAAACTCGGTAACCACTGACTCCACCGATAACCAAGTCAGTTCCACAATTACCAATTCAAACTCCGCTGTCACAGATCCAACAAGTGATTCTGTAAATACTCCAGGAAATCAAGATGTCGTAGCAACTGCAGGGAACTCCACTGCAGGGAACTCAGTCGATACCCCAGGTTCAGGTTCTGCTACTGATGGTCctaaagaaagaagaaaaatagaaattaaattcattgaaaataaaacaagaCGTCATGTCACATTCTCCAAGAGAAAACATGGTATCATGAAAAAGGCTTTTGAGTTATCTGTACTAACAGGTACTCAAGTCTTATTATTGGTCGTTTCAGAAACTGGGTTGGTCTACACTTTTTCCACTCCAAAATTCGAACCAATTGTTACACAACAAGAAGGtagaaatttaattcaagcTTGTTTAAATGCTccagatgatgatgatgacgatgatggtaataataataatgacgGTGAACAACAGAATGTCATCCAAGCTAATGAACAAGCTCAAATGGGTCAAATAACAAACGGAATGactcaacaacaacaattggCCACTcttcaacaacaacagcaacaacaacagcaaccGCAACAACAGCAAATGCAACATCCTGCCATGGGTATGAACCCTCAACAAGGTCAACAAGGTCAACAAGGCCAAATACCAACCTCTGTAGGTGAACATttacaaaatcaattacaaaagaCTGCGGATAATGGTATAAAGcaagaattacaaaaacCAATGGATCAAAACCAAATGGTTGGAATAATACCTAACCATAATCAAAACGTTCAAGTTCAAAACGCTCAAGGTAATCCACATCTGATACCATTACAGAATGGTGCCGCCATGCAACAGCATATGGCTCAACAACAAGGTAATCCAATGCAACAACAACcacagcaacaacaacaaccaCAACAACCTATTGGTGGTATGATGACTAATGAACAATTACATGCTCAACAACAAGCTCAAGCACAACACGCACAAGCCCAACAAGCTCAAGCTCAACAACAATCTCATCAACAAATGATGCAAGGCCATCCTGAGATGCAGGGTAATCCAAATCAACAACAAAACTTCCAAAACTTAGCCAATCAATACTTAAGTTCAGATCAAAATGCTGTTTATCAACAGTATTTCCAAGAATCTCAACAAGGTCAATATTAA
- the TBLA0G01970 gene encoding uncharacterized protein yields the protein MTNNTEFTDTISWDHPIFKPEDKRYWLYVGLGCPYSHRALLARALKGLESTIGLTVTHWEKGPNGWKFMQLKDGDNPKKDTPFEICGGVILPNKDETNSFLDCTPGTERMYIDGTFDPFNGFKDLKDLYLQSNPNFTGALSIPVLYDTKTKKIVNNQSGDIIEILNSGVFDKWSNPNTKKIDLLPEEFSKEIEEFHSWAYPNINSGVYKTGYSKTQEDYETNLHKLFDSLKKVEEILKNRYEVLVKKYGKDNEKEILRNFFIITDHITESDITLFAPLIRFDAIYFNYLKTNLGAIRYDFPCIHLWLRNLYWNYKEFQLTTNFKHIKLFYSFMPNGLNPNKTVALGFRPDIKPLED from the coding sequence ATGACAAATAATACAGAATTTACTGATACAATTTCTTGGGATCATCCTATTTTCAAACCAGAAGACAAACGATACTGGCTATATGTTGGTCTTGGTTGTCCATATTCCCATAGAGCTCTATTAGCTCGAGCATTGAAAGGTTTAGAGAGCACTATCGGTTTGACTGTAACTCATTGGGAAAAGGGGCCAAATGGATGGAAATTTATGCAGCTCAAGGACGGTGATAACCCAAAGAAAGATACACCTTTTGAAATATGTGGTGGCGTTATTTTGCctaataaagatgaaacAAACTCATTTCTAGATTGTACACCTGGCACTGAAAGAATGTATATTGATGGTACGTTTGATCCATTCAATGGATTTAAggatttaaaagatttatatttacaaaGCAACCCCAATTTCACAGGTGCTCTTTCTATTCCTGTCCTATATGATACAAagactaaaaaaattgttaataACCAAAGTGGtgatataattgaaatattaaatagtGGTGTATTTGACAAATGGTCAAACCctaatacaaaaaaaattgatttattgcctgaagaattttctaaagaaattgaagaatttcaTTCATGGGCTtatccaaatattaattctgGTGTTTATAAGACAGGCTATTCCAAGACTCAGGAAGACTATGAAACAAATTTacataaattatttgatagtttgaaaaaagttgaagaaatattaaaaaaccGTTACGAAGTCTTAGTCAAAAAGTACGGtaaagataatgaaaaggaaattttgagaaattttttcattatcactGATCATATTACTGAATCAGATATTACTCTATTTGCTCCACTTATCAGATTTGATGCAATTTActttaattatttgaaaactAATTTGGGAGCTATAAGATATGATTTCCCATGTATTCATCTTTGGTTAAGAAATTTATACTGGaattataaagaatttcaattaacgaccaattttaaacatattaaattattttattcatttatgCCCAATGGATTAAACCCAAACAAGACTGTAGCATTAGGCTTTAGACCAGATATCAAACCATTGGAAGATTAA
- the TBLA0G01980 gene encoding uncharacterized protein, whose translation MSQGTLFVNDFPRGIVAKRLVEFYNLDVKIESTSSPTFIKEFPLKRIPVFITSDGVKLQEMTPLSIYLANFISDKKVKAQLLSEGNILDQALQGKWMSLSNTDFFTCAANIFYMSVGNWQYYEELDEKFWKEVNAAASVFEERLSKNNYLVNDNITLADLITGVQWAFSFQHILGEEFRSKYPSIEPWVRRVIGEPILKEQFKDFKLLEKNCDSKFH comes from the coding sequence atgtCCCAAGGTACTTTGTTTGTCAATGACTTTCCAAGAGGTATTGTTGCTAAAAGATTGGTTGAGTTTTATAATCTAGATGTTAAGATTGAATCCACTTCAAGCCCAACATTTATAAAGGAATTTCCGTTAAAAAGAATACCAGTTTTCATTACATCAGATGGTGTAAAATTGCAAGAAATGACTCCATTAAGTATTTATCTTGCTAATTTCATTAGTGATAAAAAAGTTAAGGCTCAATTGCTAAGTGAAGGTAATATTTTGGACCAAGCATTACAAGGTAAATGGATGTCGTTGTCCAATACTGATTTTTTTACATGTGCAgctaatatattttatatgtCTGTTGGTAACTGGCAATATTATGAAGAATTGGACGAAAAATTTTGGAAAGAAGTTAACGCAGCTGCTTCAGTTTTCGAGGAAAGATTAtcgaaaaataattatttagttaatgataatatcaCATTAGCAGATTTGATTACAGGCGTACAATGGGCATTTTCATTTCAACATATCCTCGGTGAAGAATTCAGATCTAAATATCCAAGTATTGAACCATGGGTTAGAAGAGTTATTGGTGAGCCAATCTTGAAAGaacaatttaaagatttcaaattaCTTGAAAAGAATTGTGACTCTAAATTTCATTGA